The genomic segment ATCAGTATGCTGATGGATGAAGTGGCAGGCTGGGTTATCAACCGCAAACTGCAGACCACGGGTGTGACGATGCAGCTCAACGTGAAGTACAAGAAGCCTGTGATGACCACCGATTCGCAGATTACGGTGCGTGGTCACATCGCTAGTCAGCGCCGCAACATCGTCACCATCCACCTGACTCTGGAGAACTCCCAAGGCGAGGTTTGTGATGAGGGTGAAGCCATCTACTTCACCTTTGGTCCTGATAAAGCCAGGGAGATGGGATTCGACAGCTGCAAGGTAGAGGGGGAGGAATAACTCTCCCCACTTGTTTGTAATGCTGGGGTCTTTCTTGAAGTTTTGAAAGTTCTTGAAGTTGATCATGCTCTGTCTGCGTTTAAGAGTTCCTTGAATCACAATTCCCCAGAAAGCCGTTCTCTGCCCATTTTGTGGTCTTCATTGATGACCGGCGCCTGCCATCTATTAAGACCAGCCTCGGTCTTCATAGATGACCGACTTTTGGCACAAGAAGACTGTTCTTTCGATTGCCGGTGCAAAGATACAAAAATTCGAAGCAGAAAGCAAGCTTTTTCCCGTAGAATGTTGAGAAATAGTTCGTAAGTAACTGATGTGTAGAGGTATAAGTGTTTTAGGTTTTTGCATCTGATTGCAAAAGTAACCTTGGATTGCTTTTGATGATTGAAAAGCGGGGAAATGTGGGGTGGTGTCATTAAGGGTCAGTGTTATTAAGGGTCATTAAGGTTTTCGGGGGCGCAAATATCTCTATAGTATAATAATAAATATATATTTATATTATACTATGGCTCTAAATGACATTTGCTTTTTCTTAATGACCCTTAATGCCCCTGACCCTTAATGACACGATAGAGCTTCTGAAAGCTATTCTGGAAGAATGTGGTATTGAATATATCGTGTTGATAATCAGTTTGATAGTCGTTGATTGAACTGTTTTGTTTCCCTCGTTTAATGCTATTAAAACGCACAGAATCTCCTTCGATCTATCCCAGTTTTCTTGCTCTTTTTATGAGAATCTTGACAAAATATATCAAGAAATTCCTTGTAAATCCTCGTTTTTTCCCCTTTCATTCAGCCTTTAACCCCTCTTGTTTTTGTCTTCTGAAGGGGTGAAAAGTGCCATCGGAACCACTTTTTCTTGCTCTAAGGGCATTTTCTCCTCCTTTCTCTGCAAAAAAAAATCCGGTCTTTCTAGCTATTTTAGCTTGGGTAATGTGATTTTCTGTTGACAATTGAGACTGACTATTTAGGGGATAAGGTCGTTAAGGTCATTAAGGTCAAGGTCATTATAGGTCATTAAGGTTTTCCAATCCTTTAAAAGTCCTTTACGATTTGCTATGAAAATCGCCTTTGCAAAAAAGGGTGGTTTATGGGGGTAAAATCCATGTTTTTACCTATTAAAATCCAGCTTTTTTAGGAAAAGTGTAGTTTTGATTTCTGTGGGCATTACTTATTTACCTATTTATTATATAATGTGTATAGAGCTGAAGGAGATTTCTGCCTGGTGCTTTGCCGGATTTAAATCCAGCAAAGCACCAGGCAGAAATCTAATACTACGACTGAAGTTGCTTCAATTGTTCTTCTGTCAATCCAGTTGCCTGCATGATTTGAGACCAAGAAATACCCATTGCCAACAAGTTGCGGGCTACTTCCAAACCTTTAGACAGTTCACCTTCCGCTCTACCCTTTTCCTCGCCTTCAACATACGAGCCATAAAGACCGGAGTAGTAATCGTCAACAGCCTTAATACTTTCATCGTATTTTTCCTGCTCCTCACTACTCAAGCAACGAATATCTGCCAATTTAGCAAGATAATCGAATATCTTCTTCTGCGCCGTAAAAGGCAATCTTTCCAATACTTCCATATACTTCAATACATAAATCCATTTTTCAAAACCTGTCTCGCGTTCTAGATGGAACGGTTCACAAAGAAAGGTACCCATCTGTTCTGCATCTCGACGATGAAATGCTTATCATCGTCGGTAACACAATAGATATCGAAGATGCAGCCACGGAGATCATTAGTATCTCCAAGCTGTTCCTTATCCTTGAATGTTACGTCCTTGATTTGAAACTCGCCTTCAAACAAGTCGTTCAAAAAATTTATCAGCAAGTCCTTGCTGAACTCTTGACCGAAGAGACGTTTGAAACCCCAGTCGGTAAAAGGGGTTGATGTATCTACCCATAAATTATCAGTTTAGATTCTATAAATCTGCTGCGAAGATACACTTTTTTATTGAAACTGCCAAGAAATTCTAGAATTTTCTTTCTAAAAGAGGGTAAGAAAAAGGTATGGGGAGAAAAAAGAGGAAGAACTGAGCCCCTTTTAAAGTGGGCTCAATTTTTATAAATATAAAGAAATAGTTTTATGGATAAAATAAAGAAGATGACTCTTCAAATTTTCCATACGGTGTCTAGAAAATTAAGTTGGTCTCAAATCAGTGAGCACTTCACTATTATAAATGTGTTTAGAGGACAAGGAGGTGGAAAATATAATATTTTGAGAAAGAAAAATCCTTGTATGGTATAGATTCTCCAAAAAATGTTGTATATTTGCAGTTGATTTTGAGTATATTGATATTGCTATAAAACAAAAGCATTGTCGATAGAAAAAAAGATAAAAATAAAAAATATATGATTACAAAAGATAATATACAAAAAGTCCTTTTGGATTTGAAGTTTTTTTCAAATCATGGTGTCTATACCAGACATTTTGGCTCGGCTGACGAAGGCTTTGATTTGGAATATAACTATAATACTGGTAAATTCAATTATCCGGTAGGATTACAGGCTGATAGAAATACAACGCAAGAAGATTATCAGAAAGAAAGTTATGTTGTATTTGTTTGTGTTGCCCAATTGCTTGAGCGTGGTTATCTTCCTCAACATATCAAGTTGGAGGGAAGAAATTATGCTGGTACAGACACGGGATACTGTGATATTCTGGTAAGCGATAATAATGGTGAGCCATATCTTATTGTTGAATGTAAAAAGGCTGATATTGATAAGAAAGAGGATGAGTTTCGTAAACATTGGGCAAGGACTATGCGTGATGGTGACCAATTGTTTCGTTATTTCAATACTTATCGTAAAGCCCAATATCTTTGTATGTATGCGGCGGATTATCCAGAATACAGCAAGAAAGGGAAAAAAATAAATCGTCTTGAGATCAACTATCATATTATTTCTTTGGTTGATAATGAGGAATATCTGCAGACGGATAATAAGCTCCATAGTTTCCAGGAAATGCGAGAACAGCAAGGCGGAAGTGAAGACTTTTTTTATGTTTGGAAGCAGACGTATAAACAGGATTATACAACTCGTGGTTTGTTTGAAGAAGGTATTGATGCTTTCAACATAGGAAAGAAGAGTTATGGCATAAATGATTTGAAGACTATTGATGAATACTCGTTGGATAAGAAATACAATGAGTTTGCATTAATATTGCGTAAACATACCATTTCAAGCCATGAGAATGCCTTTGACAAATTGGTGAATCTTTTCCTGGCGAAAATCATAGATGAGCGTTATCATTCTGATGAACTTCAATTGCTTTGGAAGGGTGCGGCTTATGATGATTATTTCTCGTTGCAAGACCGTTTGATCAATTTGTATAAAAGAGGAATGAAGGAGTTCTTCGATGATGAGGTGGCTTCGGTAGAAAATGCAGAAATAGAGGATGCATTTAAATTTCTTACATCTAAAGCTGATGAGGCAAGGGATACGATTAAAAGGTATTTCCGTAAATTGAAATATTTCAATAATAACCCTTTTGCCTTCCTCGATGTGCATAATGAGCAGTTGTTCTATAAGAATGCTGTCATATTGAAGGATACCATCAGTATGTTGCAGGATATTTATTTGACTAAAAATACGGATAACCAGTTTTTGGGAGACCTTTTCGAGGGGTTCCTTAATCGTGGTGTGCACCAAAGTGAAGGTCAGTTTTTTACTCCAATTCCTATAGTTCGTTTTTTGGTTTCGTCTTTGCCTCTTCGTCAAATTCTAGAAGGTGGTGAGATTCCTAAAGTTGTCGATTATGCTTGTGGAGCAGGACATTTCTTGACAGAGTATGCTCGTCAGATCAAGCCGATTGTTGAGGAAATGGCTCATCTTGAAAATATATATGACAAGAGAGCTAAAGAAGAAAGACTTATTTCTGTGCTTCGTGAATATTATGAGCAGATAGTGGGTATTGAAAAGGATTATCGTCTTTCAAAGGTAAGTCAGGTTGCTGCATTTATGTATGGTATGGATGGAATTCATATCCATTATGGAGATGGATTGCAAGAAATGTCTGGTATTCAAGATCATACTTTTAGCGTATTGGTGGCTAACCCTCCATATTCTGTGTCAGGCTTTTTAGAAACATTACCTGAGGAGGATAGAGAACGATATACATTGAACAATTATATTAGCAATATAGAGAAGAATAACTCTATAGAGACATTCTTTATCGAACGTGCTGCCCAACTCTTGAAGTCGGGTGGTGTGGCTGCTATTGTCCTTCCGTCAAGTATTTTGTCGAAAGGTGGTCTCTATATGCGAACACGTGAACTTCTCTTGAAAAACTTCGACATAGTTTCTATTTGTAGCCTGGGACCAAATACATTTGGTCAAACCAATACGAGTACGATAGTATTGTTCTTGCGTCGAAAAGCTTTGGAGCCTGATTTGTCTAGACATTTACACAACCGCATTACGGAGTGGTTTGAGGGTAATATGGTAGATAATGGTGCATATAAAGATTCTCAAAACTTGGATGCTTATATCAAACACATGGGATATAAGCACGATGATTATATCCAGTTGTTGAAAGGTGAATTAACGGATAGCTTCATGGATTCTGATATGGCAAAGGAATACGTGAAAGCTCTAAATATCAAAAAACAAGGAAAGAATACAGCTTCAACAGCTTTAGCTGCTGAGGCAAAGAAAGTACGTGACGAAGCCCAGAAGTTTGTAAAGAGCCGTGCTTATGTGGCATTGACTCCAGCAGAGAAATTGTTGGAGGAGAAACGTTTTACTCTTAAATTCATTCGCGAAATAGAGAAAGAAAAGCTCTATTTCTATATGCTTGCTGCTTCAAATCCGCAGCCGGTATTGGTGGTGCAAAGCCCATCTGACAAATCTTTGGAAAAAAAGTTCTTGGGATATGAATGGAGTAATCGAAAAGGTGCAGAAGGTATTCATTATCTGAATACAGGAAAAATCAAGGATTCTTCCTCTGATGATGAAGCAGCAGATGATGATACTATAGAGCAGATTAAAGGAATAGAAGGTATTATGACCCCATTGTTTGCACCTCTAAATCTGGACGATGAAAGTAAAATTAATGCTTTGATTCGTAATAATTATTGTGGGGTAGATAATTCTATTTTAGAT from the Segatella copri genome contains:
- a CDS encoding PaaI family thioesterase, which codes for MKKILNPYLNKEGYNCVCCAPNNPVGLHLEFWEEGEDVLTIWNPGENYQGWINTLHGGIISMLMDEVAGWVINRKLQTTGVTMQLNVKYKKPVMTTDSQITVRGHIASQRRNIVTIHLTLENSQGEVCDEGEAIYFTFGPDKAREMGFDSCKVEGEE
- a CDS encoding transposase, with the translated sequence MEVLERLPFTAQKKIFDYLAKLADIRCLSSEEQEKYDESIKAVDDYYSGLYGSYVEGEEKGRAEGELSKGLEVARNLLAMGISWSQIMQATGLTEEQLKQLQS
- a CDS encoding Rpn family recombination-promoting nuclease/putative transposase — encoded protein: MLINFLNDLFEGEFQIKDVTFKDKEQLGDTNDLRGCIFDIYCVTDDDKHFIVEMQNRWVPFFVNRSI
- a CDS encoding N-6 DNA methylase, yielding MITKDNIQKVLLDLKFFSNHGVYTRHFGSADEGFDLEYNYNTGKFNYPVGLQADRNTTQEDYQKESYVVFVCVAQLLERGYLPQHIKLEGRNYAGTDTGYCDILVSDNNGEPYLIVECKKADIDKKEDEFRKHWARTMRDGDQLFRYFNTYRKAQYLCMYAADYPEYSKKGKKINRLEINYHIISLVDNEEYLQTDNKLHSFQEMREQQGGSEDFFYVWKQTYKQDYTTRGLFEEGIDAFNIGKKSYGINDLKTIDEYSLDKKYNEFALILRKHTISSHENAFDKLVNLFLAKIIDERYHSDELQLLWKGAAYDDYFSLQDRLINLYKRGMKEFFDDEVASVENAEIEDAFKFLTSKADEARDTIKRYFRKLKYFNNNPFAFLDVHNEQLFYKNAVILKDTISMLQDIYLTKNTDNQFLGDLFEGFLNRGVHQSEGQFFTPIPIVRFLVSSLPLRQILEGGEIPKVVDYACGAGHFLTEYARQIKPIVEEMAHLENIYDKRAKEERLISVLREYYEQIVGIEKDYRLSKVSQVAAFMYGMDGIHIHYGDGLQEMSGIQDHTFSVLVANPPYSVSGFLETLPEEDRERYTLNNYISNIEKNNSIETFFIERAAQLLKSGGVAAIVLPSSILSKGGLYMRTRELLLKNFDIVSICSLGPNTFGQTNTSTIVLFLRRKALEPDLSRHLHNRITEWFEGNMVDNGAYKDSQNLDAYIKHMGYKHDDYIQLLKGELTDSFMDSDMAKEYVKALNIKKQGKNTASTALAAEAKKVRDEAQKFVKSRAYVALTPAEKLLEEKRFTLKFIREIEKEKLYFYMLAASNPQPVLVVQSPSDKSLEKKFLGYEWSNRKGAEGIHYLNTGKIKDSSSDDEAADDDTIEQIKGIEGIMTPLFAPLNLDDESKINALIRNNYCGVDNSILDEYVDVASEYELVDLLDFSRVNFDKTIKTVATLSYPEIETKYPKEKLGKIAPYSSVKIALSGIDVKTYISTENILQNCSGVKPYVGMPNIDKITEYHKNDILVSNIRPYLKKIWLAEYDGGCSNDVLVFRNERVNEILNDYLFEVLSSDIFFEYMMVGKTGIKMPRGDKRSIPNFEVPLPPMDIQKKIVEECEKIDQKFKQQQFELDSLNNRVESIFDEVAGRSQKLEKLCSAINPSKADVKSIESSTMVSFVEMSSVSNDGYIEQKVDKPLVDVRKGSYTYFAEGDIIIAKITPCMENGKCALATGLTNGIGFGSSEFHVLRVNNKLINNVYLFAYLNRKEIRERAAAVMTGSSGHRRVPITFYEELEIPVPSMDEQLRIVAEYQKNISAIMDLRESMSNASSAKQAILDKYLK